One genomic segment of Brassica napus cultivar Da-Ae chromosome A3, Da-Ae, whole genome shotgun sequence includes these proteins:
- the LOC106442556 gene encoding uncharacterized protein LOC106442556 has product MASGQCINRTKSAVTFSSKTSKAAKERVKRELNITNEGGIGKYLGLPEHFGRKKRDIFASIVDRIRKRAQSWTSRYLSGAGKMVLLKAVLSALPTYAMSSPNSASHGWRGILAGRDILKKGLGWVVGNGCTIRVWSDNWLSTTQPLCTIGPRTSEAHNMLVSDLFLPNSTLWNVEKIKVHLPQYEAQIRKLVPSTLEMEDTLTWLYQKEGNYTTKSGYALAKVNVKGRDEGFNWSKCVWNMNCSPKLRNFLWKVQNNALAVGETLLKRGIQVDGRCKRCGESESIQHVIFYCPFAKRIWDSVPALCVPNHIAGTSIGQLLQDCTRMINFPPSGVTVPLHPWIMWLLWTSRNQLLFEDKSFSEAEVLVKAIKCAKEWQDAMKKKERKNTASPKDYTPSDLHQQNQPNAMICFSEAAWQPVSCAGGMGWLCTTQAGTTIFEGTTSQEVVGSALIAEALALKAALEAAKSQRIQELVCFSNSKSLINQLTGNTSVNEFKGILHDVNVLSRSFTSISFNFVPRRCNVAADRLAKGALSDLVNSTPLG; this is encoded by the exons ATGGCGTCGGGGCAGTGCATCAACAGGACAAAATCAGCTGTAACCTTCTCCTCTAAGACATCTAAAGCAGCGAAAGAAAGAGTAAAACGTGAGCTGAACATCACTAACGAAGGAGGCATCGGGAAATATTTGGGATTACCGGAGCATTTcgggaggaagaagagagacatCTTCGCAAGTATAGTAGACCGAATCAGAAAGCGAGCTCAGAGCTGGACGTCACGTTATCTCTCGGGAGCGGGGAAGATGGTCCTCTTGAAAGCGGTTCTATCAGCATTACCAACTTATGCTATGTCAT CCCCAAACTCTGCGTCCCATGGCTGGAGAGGGATTCTTGCAGGCCGTGACATTCTGAAGAAGGGACTGGGATGGGTTGTGGGAAATGGATGTACAATCAGAGTGTGGAGCGACAACTGGCTGTCGACAACCCAACCACTCTGCACTATAGGCCCCCGCACCAGTGAAGCACATAACATGCTGGTTAGTGACCTCTTTCTCCCAAATTCGACCTTATGGAATGTGGAGAAAATAAAGGTTCACCTCCCTCAGTATGAGGCTCAAATTCGGAAACTAGTGCCAAGTACTTTGGAGATGGAAGATACATTGACCTGGCTATACCAGAAAGAAGGGAACTACACAACCAAATCAGGTTATGCTCTGGCAAAAGTTAATGTGAAGGGAAGGGACGAGGGTTTcaactggagcaaatgtgtGTGGAATATGAATTGTTCTCCCAAGCTTCGAAACTTCTTGTGGAAAGTGCAAAATAATGCACTGGCAGTAGGAGAAACACTTTTAAAACGTGGCATCCAAGTGGATGGAAGATGCAAGCGCTGCGGGGAGAGTGAATCAATACAACATGTCATATTCTACTGCCCGTTTGCTAAAAGGATCTGGGACTCTGTTCCGGCCTTGTGTGTCCCGAATCACATTGCAGGAACCTCCATAGGGCAGCTCTTACAAGATTGCACTCGAATGATTAATTTCCCTCCAAGTGGAGTAACCGTTCCACTTCACCCTTGGATCATGTGGTTGTTGTGGACTAGCAGGAATCAGTTGTTGTTTGAAGATAAGTCTTTCTCAGAAGCAGAGGTACTAGTTAAAGCTATCAAATGTGCCAAAGAATGGCAGGATGCTATGAAGAAAAAGGAAAGGAAAAATACTGCTTCGCCTAAAGACTACACCCCGAGTGATCTTCACCAACAAAATCAACCAAATGCTATGATCTGCTTTTCTGAGGCAGCATGGCAGCCAGTTTCTTGCGCAGGTGGAATGGGATGGCTTTGCACAACTCAAGCAGGTACCACCATCTTTGAAGGAACGACGTCGCAGGAGGTCGTCGGGTCGGCGCTAATCGCTGAAGCTCTGGCACTTAAGGCAGCTCTGGAAGCTGCAAAATCTCAAAGAATTCAGGAACTGGTCTGTTTTTCAAACTCTAAATCCCTGATCAATCAGCTCACAGGAAACACGTCTGTGAACGAATTCAAAGGAATCCTCCATGATGTTAACGTGTTGAGTAGATCCTTTACTTCTATCTCTTTTAATTTCGTTCCTCGTCGTTGTAATGTTGCAGCCGATAGGCTCGCCAAAGGAGCTCTGTCTGACCTTGTGAACTCCACCCCTTTGGGATAA